The genomic stretch AAAAAAGGATAGATGGTAAATTTCAGAAAATATATTTCAAGTGCAGCGGTGTTGGCTTCCGGTTTCTTCCTGGCTCAAACTCCCGTTTCTACTGTTCTTTACTCTCAGAATTACGACAATCAGAAAAACAGCTTAAACCTTCCATCGCCCGCAAGCTCGATGGAAAGAAGTGTTTTGTCGGCTAAAGAACTTGTAGACATTAATGTAAACACAATGATGGCGGATCCTGTGCTGAAAAATGCAAACTGGGGATTCGTGGTGTATGATCCGAAAACGAAAAAAGTAATTTCTTCGTATAATGAAAGTTCTCCGTTGGTTCCGGCTTCCACAACAAAATTGTTGACTACAGAAACAGCATTAAACCTGCTAGGGGAGAACTACCGTTGGATTACCCAGCTAGAGTATGCAGGAACGATAGATGAAAACGGAACGTTAAACGGAAATCTTTATGTAGTAGGAAGTGGAGATCCATCCCTGGGAACAAATAAGGCAGGAGCTGGATCTTACAGAGACATTATTTCAGATTTCATAGGTGGACTTTCGCGTGAGGGAATCAGAAAGGTAAATGGTGATATTATCATTCAGACAGCGCTTTTCAAAGGCAATATTGCAATGCTTCCGGAAAATGTTGTATGGTTGGAAAACAATAATTACTATCTGCCTGCAGGAACTACCCAAGCAATTAACCCGGCTAATGAAAAACTGATCGTAAAGAAATCCGGTTTCTCTACAGAAAAGAAATTTTTCTACGTTTCACCTTATGCTCATCAGATGGTATATGCGGAAAAATATGATGGTGACGGTATTTTAACAACTAAGCTTCCGGATGCACCAGCATATCTGGCCAATTCTTTCAGGACTACTCTGGTAAAAAGCGGAATTCCTGTTACCGGAAAGGTATCGGCAAAAATGACAGATCCTGCCCCGGAGAACAGAAAAATGATCTCTGCATACAAATCTCCAACATTAGGTGATATTGTATATTATACCAACCAGCACAGTGATAACTCTTTAGCGGAAGCTTTACTAAGAACAGTTGGATTTCAGAAACTGGGAGATCAGACTTCAGAATCAGGAAGAATTGTAGTGACAGAGCACTTAAAGGATGCCGGTTTTGATATGTTAGGCCTGAATTATATCGATGGAAGCGGACTTTCAAGAAGTAATAATGTAACTCCGATTTCTCAGGTGAAGTTTTTGACTTCTTTAATGGATGAAAAGTATTATAGATCTTATTTAACATCTTTACCTATCGGTGGACAATCTGGAACGTTGAAAAGAATGTTCCTTGGAACTGGAAACGGGCAGGTTTTTGCAAAAACAGGAACTTTAAATAAAGTGAAAACACTGGCTGGTTACCTGAAGACAAATTCCGGCAAAACACTTGTTTTCTCTCTGATGGTGAATAATTATTCAGGATCGGTGGATATGGTGAAGAAAAGAATGGAAAAGATTCTTGAGCCGGCTCTGGACCTTTAGAAGCAGTTTATTTTATATATTATAAAAACCTTTTAATCAATGATTAAGAGGTTTTTTTTATATTTGAATACTACAATATTCCTACCTATGAGAAAATTCTATCTTCTGATGCTGAGCTTTTTGATCACTCAGCAGTTTTATGGGCAACACGAACTTCATCATAGTGAGATGAAAGGATTGGCTGAAAAGGAAATGAAATCTTTCACCAAAAAAATGGGAACTGGCAACGTAAACCCTAATACCCTGAATTATGATCTGCAGTACCAGAGGATGGATCTGAATATAGATCCTGCTGTTTACGCTGTTTCCGGATCTGTGACTTCGCATTTCAAGCCGAATCAAAGCATGGGAAGCATTTATTTTGATTTTACCAACCTTCTTGCGGTTTCCCAGGTGCAATATCATGGAAATACTATTCCGTTTCAGCAACTTTCTACCCAGGAGATCAAAATAGATTTCCCGGCTTCTTTATCAGCGAATGTTTTGGATTCGTTAACCATTCATTATTCCGGTGCTCCGGCAAATAATACTGTTATGGTTGGAAATCAAGGATCCAACCCAATACCTGTTTTCTCTACTTTAAGCGAGCCTTACGGTGCTCAGGATTGGTTTCCTACCAAGCAAAGTCTGAATGATAAGATCGAAAAATTTGATTTTAAAATTACCACTCCTTCTCAATACAGTGTTGCAGCCAATGGAAAGCTGATGTCGGAAATTATTACAACAGCTACAGGAAAAAAACTGACGTTTTGGAGAACCATGTATCCTACGGCTGCCTATCTTATTGCTCTGTCTATCTCAAATTTTGCTAAACAAAACAGTACAATAGGAAATCCTCCCTTTCCGTTTGTTAATTATATTTATCCGGCAACAGCCGGAAATCCGGAATCGATAGCTAATATTGAGTGGACGAAACAGATTATGGATGTTTTTGAAACCTATTTTGGACCTTATCCTTTCCGTAACGAAAAATATGGACACATGGAATATATTAATGGAGGTGGAATGGAGCATCAGACCATGTCTTCCATGATTGGCTGGCCTAAATACCTTATTGCCCATGAGCTTGCCCACCAATGGTTTGGAGATAAGGTAACCTGTGGAAAATGGAATGATATATGGCTGAATGAAGGCTTTGCTCATTTTGCAGAATACGTTGCCAATGAAAAACTGATTATGACCCATGATGAGTTTATGAACTACCTGAAAGGAAGGATTGATTATATTACCAGTAATGCAGGAGGAACAGTTTATGTCCCTGATGGACAGCTTAATAATATCAACCGAATTTTTGACAGCAGACTCACCTATACTAAAGGTGGTTATGCTTTAAGAATGTTAAAGTGGATCTTAGGTGATAGTACCTTTTATCAGGCCATTAAAGAGTATCATGAAAGACCGGCGCTGGCATATAATTATGTGGTCACATCAGATTTTAAAGCTTCTTTACTTCAGTCTACCGGAAAAGATTTTACAGAATTTTTTAATGATTGGATCTATGGTGAAGGATATCCAACTTATACAATAAAGTGGAAACAAACAGGAAGTCAGTTAGCATTTAAAGTTTCGCAGACTCAAAGCAGCCCTACGGTAAGCTTTTTCGAAATGCCTCTGCCTGTAAAAGTAACCGGAACTAGTGGCGAGATTGCTTATATGGTGCTTGATAATACTTTTAATAATCAGTACTTTGTGGAGAATATATCGTTTCCCATAGCGAGTATTCAGTTTAATTACGAATACCAGATGGTGGAAAAGAATTCTACTGTGGTTCAGGATAATACCTTAAGTGTATCTTCTGTAGAAAAGGATGAGTTTGGGTTATATCCTAATCCTGCTAAAAATGAATTGTATCTTAAAGGTGTTGATAAAGAAACAGCATATTCCATTCATGGGATTGATGGCAGGCTGATAAAGAAATCAATATTCAAGCCTGGTAAACCAATCCAGATTGGTGAACTGGTTCCT from Chryseobacterium indologenes encodes the following:
- a CDS encoding M1 family metallopeptidase; this encodes MRKFYLLMLSFLITQQFYGQHELHHSEMKGLAEKEMKSFTKKMGTGNVNPNTLNYDLQYQRMDLNIDPAVYAVSGSVTSHFKPNQSMGSIYFDFTNLLAVSQVQYHGNTIPFQQLSTQEIKIDFPASLSANVLDSLTIHYSGAPANNTVMVGNQGSNPIPVFSTLSEPYGAQDWFPTKQSLNDKIEKFDFKITTPSQYSVAANGKLMSEIITTATGKKLTFWRTMYPTAAYLIALSISNFAKQNSTIGNPPFPFVNYIYPATAGNPESIANIEWTKQIMDVFETYFGPYPFRNEKYGHMEYINGGGMEHQTMSSMIGWPKYLIAHELAHQWFGDKVTCGKWNDIWLNEGFAHFAEYVANEKLIMTHDEFMNYLKGRIDYITSNAGGTVYVPDGQLNNINRIFDSRLTYTKGGYALRMLKWILGDSTFYQAIKEYHERPALAYNYVVTSDFKASLLQSTGKDFTEFFNDWIYGEGYPTYTIKWKQTGSQLAFKVSQTQSSPTVSFFEMPLPVKVTGTSGEIAYMVLDNTFNNQYFVENISFPIASIQFNYEYQMVEKNSTVVQDNTLSVSSVEKDEFGLYPNPAKNELYLKGVDKETAYSIHGIDGRLIKKSIFKPGKPIQIGELVPGAYIITLNERHIKFIKH
- the dacB gene encoding D-alanyl-D-alanine carboxypeptidase/D-alanyl-D-alanine endopeptidase, producing MVNFRKYISSAAVLASGFFLAQTPVSTVLYSQNYDNQKNSLNLPSPASSMERSVLSAKELVDINVNTMMADPVLKNANWGFVVYDPKTKKVISSYNESSPLVPASTTKLLTTETALNLLGENYRWITQLEYAGTIDENGTLNGNLYVVGSGDPSLGTNKAGAGSYRDIISDFIGGLSREGIRKVNGDIIIQTALFKGNIAMLPENVVWLENNNYYLPAGTTQAINPANEKLIVKKSGFSTEKKFFYVSPYAHQMVYAEKYDGDGILTTKLPDAPAYLANSFRTTLVKSGIPVTGKVSAKMTDPAPENRKMISAYKSPTLGDIVYYTNQHSDNSLAEALLRTVGFQKLGDQTSESGRIVVTEHLKDAGFDMLGLNYIDGSGLSRSNNVTPISQVKFLTSLMDEKYYRSYLTSLPIGGQSGTLKRMFLGTGNGQVFAKTGTLNKVKTLAGYLKTNSGKTLVFSLMVNNYSGSVDMVKKRMEKILEPALDL